The proteins below come from a single Orcinus orca chromosome 6, mOrcOrc1.1, whole genome shotgun sequence genomic window:
- the VLDLR gene encoding very low-density lipoprotein receptor isoform X6 has protein sequence MGTSARWALWLLLALCWAPRESGTTGAGRKAKCEPSQFQCTNGRCITLLWKCDGDEDCADGSDEKNCVKKTCAESDFVCNNGQCVPSRWQCDGDPDCEDGSDESPEQCRNVTCSPDEFTCSSGRCISRNFVCNGQDDCSDGSDELDCTPPTCGAHEFQCSTSSCIPISWVCDDDADCSDQSDESLEQCGRQPVIHTKCPASEIQCGSGECIHKKWRCDGDPDCKDGSDEVNCPSRTCQPDQFECEDGSCIHGSRQCNGIRDCVDGSDEVNCKNVNQCLGPGKFKCRSGECIDISKVCNQEQDCRDWSDEPLKECHVNECLVNNGGCSHICKDLVIGYECDCAAGFELIDKKTCGDIDECQNPGICSQICINLKGGYKCECSRGYQMDLATGVCKAVGKEPSLIFTNRRDIRKIGLERKEYIQLVEQLRNTVALDADIAAQKLFWADLSQKAIFSASIDDKVGRHVKMIDNVYNPAAIAVDWVYKTIYWTDAASKTISVATLDGTKRKFLFNSDLREPASIAVDPLSGFVYWSDWGEPAKIEKAGMNGFDRRALVTADIQWPNGITLDLIKGRLYWLDSKLHMLSSVDLNGQDRRVVLKSLEFLAHPLALTIFEDRVYWIDGENEAVYGANKFTGSELATLVNNLNDAQDIIVYHALVQPSGKNWCKEDMENGGCEYLCLPAPQINDHSPKYTCSCPNGYRLEDNGRECQKINVTTAVSEVSVPPKGTSAAWAILPLLLLAMAAVGGYLMWRNWQHKNMKSMNFDNPVYLKTTEEDLSIDIGRHSASVGHTYPAISVVSTDDDLA, from the exons ATGGGCACGTCCGCGCGCTGGGCGCTCTGGCTGCTGCTCGCGCTGTGCTGGGCGCCCCGGGAGAGCGGCACCACCGGAGCGG GAAGAAAAGCCAAATGTGAACCCTCCCAATTCCAGTGCACAAATGGCCGCTGTATTACGCTGCTGTGGAAATGCGATGGGGACGAAGACTGTGCTGATGGCAGTGACGAAAAAAACTGTG TGAAGAAGACGTGTGCCGAGTCTGACTTTGTGTGCAACAATGGCCAGTGTGTTCCCAGCCGATGGCAGTGTGACGGGGACCCCGACTGCGAAGATGGTTCTGATGAAAGCCCAGAGCAGTGCC GCAACGTGACGTGCAGCCCTGATGAGTTCACTTGCTCCAGTGGCCGCTGCATCTCCAGGAATTTCGTGTGCAATGGCCAGGATGACTGCAGCGACGGCAGCGACGAGCTTGACTGCACCCCACCCACCTGCGGGGCCCACGAGTTCCAGTGCAGCACCTCCTCCTGCATCCCCATCAGCTGGGTGTGCGATGACGACGCAGACTGCTCGGACCAGTCGGATGAGTCGCTCGAGCAGTGCGGCCGCCAGCCAGTGATCCACACCAAGTGCCCAGCCAGCGAGATCCAGTGCGGCTCTGGCGAGTGCATCCACAAGAAGTGGCGATGTGACGGGGATCCTGATTGCAAGGATGGCAGCGATGAGGTCAACTGTC CTTCCCGAACCTGCCAACCTGACCAGTTTGAGTGCGAGGACGGTAGCTGCATCCACGGCAGCAGGCAGTGCAACGGCATCCGAGACTGTGTCGACGGTTCTGATGAAGTCAACTGCAAAAATG TCAATCAGTGCTTGGGCCCCGGGAAATTCAAGTGCAGAAGCGGGGAATGCATAGATATCAGTAAAGTGTGTAACCAGGAGCAGGACTGCAGGGACTGGAGTGATGAGCCCCTGAAAGAATGTC ATGTAAATGAATGCTTGGTTAATAATGGCGGATGCTCCCATATCTGCAAAGACCTAGTTATAGGCTACGAATGTGACTGTGCAGCTGGGTTTGAACTGATAGATAAGAAAACCTGTGGAG ATATTGATGAATGCCAAAATCCGGGAATCTGCAGTCAAATTTGTATCAACTTAAAAGGCGGTTACAAGTGTGAATGTAGTCGTGGCTATCAAATGGATCTTGCCACTGGCGTGTGCAAGGCAGTAG GCAAAGAGCCAAGTCTGATCTTCACTAATAGACGGGACATCAGGAAGATTGGCTTGGAGAGGAAAGAATATATCCAACTAGTTGAACAGCTAAGAAACACTGTGGCTCTCGATGCTGACATTGCTGCTCAGAAACTATTCTGGGCTGATCTAAGCCAAAAGGCCATCTTCAG TGCCTCAATTGATGACAAGGTTGGTAGACATGTTAAAATGATCGACAATGTCTATAATCCTGCAGCCATTGCTGTTGATTGGGTGTACAAGACCATCTACTGGACTGATGCGGCTTCTAAGACTATTTCAGTAGCTACCCTAGATGGAACCAAGAGGAAGTTCCTGTTTAACTCTGACTTGCGAGAGCCTGCCTCCATAGCTGTGGACCCGTTGTCTGG CTTTGTTTACTGGTCAGACTGGGGTGAACCAGCTAAAATCGAAAAAGCCGGAATGAATGGATTTGATAGACGGGCGCTGGTGACAGCGGACATTCAGTGGCCTAACGGAATTACACTTG ACCTCATAAAGGGCCGCCTCTATTGGCTGGATTCCAAATTGCACATGTTATCCAGTGTGGACTTGAACGGCCAAGATCGCAGGGTGGTCCTAAAGTCTCTGGAATTCCTAGCTCATCCCCTCGCGCTCACAATATTTGAG GATCGTGTCTACTGGATAGATGGGGAAAATGAAGCCGTCTACGGCGCCAATAAATTCACTGGATCGGAGCTGGCCACTCTAGTCAACAACCTTAACGATGCCCAAGACATCATCGTCTATCATGCACTTGTACAGCCATCAG GTAAAAACTGGTGCAAAGAAGACATGGAGAATGGAGGATGTGAATACCTCTGCCTGCCAGCCCCACAGATTAATGAccactctccaaaatatacctgTTCCTGTCCCAATGGCTACCGTCTAGAGGACAATGGCCGAGAATGCCAAA AGATCAATGTGACCACAGCAGTATCGGAGGTCAGTGTTCCCCCAAAAGGGACTTCTGCTGCCTGGGCCATCCTTCCCCTCT
- the VLDLR gene encoding very low-density lipoprotein receptor isoform X3, with translation MGTSARWALWLLLALCWAPRESGTTGAGRKAKCEPSQFQCTNGRCITLLWKCDGDEDCADGSDEKNCVKKTCAESDFVCNNGQCVPSRWQCDGDPDCEDGSDESPEQCHMRTCRISEISCGARSTQCIPVSWRCDGENDCDSGEDEENCGNVTCSPDEFTCSSGRCISRNFVCNGQDDCSDGSDELDCTPPTCGAHEFQCSTSSCIPISWVCDDDADCSDQSDESLEQCGRQPVIHTKCPASEIQCGSGECIHKKWRCDGDPDCKDGSDEVNCPSRTCQPDQFECEDGSCIHGSRQCNGIRDCVDGSDEVNCKNVNQCLGPGKFKCRSGECIDISKVCNQEQDCRDWSDEPLKECHVNECLVNNGGCSHICKDLVIGYECDCAAGFELIDKKTCGDIDECQNPGICSQICINLKGGYKCECSRGYQMDLATGVCKAVGKEPSLIFTNRRDIRKIGLERKEYIQLVEQLRNTVALDADIAAQKLFWADLSQKAIFSASIDDKVGRHVKMIDNVYNPAAIAVDWVYKTIYWTDAASKTISVATLDGTKRKFLFNSDLREPASIAVDPLSGFVYWSDWGEPAKIEKAGMNGFDRRALVTADIQWPNGITLDLIKGRLYWLDSKLHMLSSVDLNGQDRRVVLKSLEFLAHPLALTIFEDRVYWIDGENEAVYGANKFTGSELATLVNNLNDAQDIIVYHALVQPSGKNWCKEDMENGGCEYLCLPAPQINDHSPKYTCSCPNGYRLEDNGRECQKINVTTAVSEVSVPPKGTSAAWAILPLLLLAMAAVGGYLMWRNWQHKNMKSMNFDNPVYLKTTEEDLSIDIGRHSASVGHTYPAISVVSTDDDLA, from the exons ATGGGCACGTCCGCGCGCTGGGCGCTCTGGCTGCTGCTCGCGCTGTGCTGGGCGCCCCGGGAGAGCGGCACCACCGGAGCGG GAAGAAAAGCCAAATGTGAACCCTCCCAATTCCAGTGCACAAATGGCCGCTGTATTACGCTGCTGTGGAAATGCGATGGGGACGAAGACTGTGCTGATGGCAGTGACGAAAAAAACTGTG TGAAGAAGACGTGTGCCGAGTCTGACTTTGTGTGCAACAATGGCCAGTGTGTTCCCAGCCGATGGCAGTGTGACGGGGACCCCGACTGCGAAGATGGTTCTGATGAAAGCCCAGAGCAGTGCC ATATGAGAACATGCCGCATAAGTGAAATCAGCTGTGGTGCCCGTTCCACTCAGTGTATCCCAGTGTCCTGGAGATGTGATGGTGAAAATGATTGTGACAGTGGAGAAGATGAAGAAAACTGTG GCAACGTGACGTGCAGCCCTGATGAGTTCACTTGCTCCAGTGGCCGCTGCATCTCCAGGAATTTCGTGTGCAATGGCCAGGATGACTGCAGCGACGGCAGCGACGAGCTTGACTGCACCCCACCCACCTGCGGGGCCCACGAGTTCCAGTGCAGCACCTCCTCCTGCATCCCCATCAGCTGGGTGTGCGATGACGACGCAGACTGCTCGGACCAGTCGGATGAGTCGCTCGAGCAGTGCGGCCGCCAGCCAGTGATCCACACCAAGTGCCCAGCCAGCGAGATCCAGTGCGGCTCTGGCGAGTGCATCCACAAGAAGTGGCGATGTGACGGGGATCCTGATTGCAAGGATGGCAGCGATGAGGTCAACTGTC CTTCCCGAACCTGCCAACCTGACCAGTTTGAGTGCGAGGACGGTAGCTGCATCCACGGCAGCAGGCAGTGCAACGGCATCCGAGACTGTGTCGACGGTTCTGATGAAGTCAACTGCAAAAATG TCAATCAGTGCTTGGGCCCCGGGAAATTCAAGTGCAGAAGCGGGGAATGCATAGATATCAGTAAAGTGTGTAACCAGGAGCAGGACTGCAGGGACTGGAGTGATGAGCCCCTGAAAGAATGTC ATGTAAATGAATGCTTGGTTAATAATGGCGGATGCTCCCATATCTGCAAAGACCTAGTTATAGGCTACGAATGTGACTGTGCAGCTGGGTTTGAACTGATAGATAAGAAAACCTGTGGAG ATATTGATGAATGCCAAAATCCGGGAATCTGCAGTCAAATTTGTATCAACTTAAAAGGCGGTTACAAGTGTGAATGTAGTCGTGGCTATCAAATGGATCTTGCCACTGGCGTGTGCAAGGCAGTAG GCAAAGAGCCAAGTCTGATCTTCACTAATAGACGGGACATCAGGAAGATTGGCTTGGAGAGGAAAGAATATATCCAACTAGTTGAACAGCTAAGAAACACTGTGGCTCTCGATGCTGACATTGCTGCTCAGAAACTATTCTGGGCTGATCTAAGCCAAAAGGCCATCTTCAG TGCCTCAATTGATGACAAGGTTGGTAGACATGTTAAAATGATCGACAATGTCTATAATCCTGCAGCCATTGCTGTTGATTGGGTGTACAAGACCATCTACTGGACTGATGCGGCTTCTAAGACTATTTCAGTAGCTACCCTAGATGGAACCAAGAGGAAGTTCCTGTTTAACTCTGACTTGCGAGAGCCTGCCTCCATAGCTGTGGACCCGTTGTCTGG CTTTGTTTACTGGTCAGACTGGGGTGAACCAGCTAAAATCGAAAAAGCCGGAATGAATGGATTTGATAGACGGGCGCTGGTGACAGCGGACATTCAGTGGCCTAACGGAATTACACTTG ACCTCATAAAGGGCCGCCTCTATTGGCTGGATTCCAAATTGCACATGTTATCCAGTGTGGACTTGAACGGCCAAGATCGCAGGGTGGTCCTAAAGTCTCTGGAATTCCTAGCTCATCCCCTCGCGCTCACAATATTTGAG GATCGTGTCTACTGGATAGATGGGGAAAATGAAGCCGTCTACGGCGCCAATAAATTCACTGGATCGGAGCTGGCCACTCTAGTCAACAACCTTAACGATGCCCAAGACATCATCGTCTATCATGCACTTGTACAGCCATCAG GTAAAAACTGGTGCAAAGAAGACATGGAGAATGGAGGATGTGAATACCTCTGCCTGCCAGCCCCACAGATTAATGAccactctccaaaatatacctgTTCCTGTCCCAATGGCTACCGTCTAGAGGACAATGGCCGAGAATGCCAAA AGATCAATGTGACCACAGCAGTATCGGAGGTCAGTGTTCCCCCAAAAGGGACTTCTGCTGCCTGGGCCATCCTTCCCCTCT